The DNA sequence ACGGTCCCCAGGAACGACATGACGAACGCGTTTGCCGGACTGTCGTAGACCTCGGTGGGGCTGCCGACCTGTTCCACCCGACCCTTGTTGAGCACCGCGATCCGGTCGGCGACATCCAGCGCCTCGGCCTGATCGTGGGTCACCAGCACCGTCGTCACGTGGACCTCGTCGTGCAGCCGGCGCAGCCACGCCCGCAGATCCTCCCGGACCTTGGCATCCAGCGCGCCGAACGGCTCGTCGAGCAGCAGCACTTCCGGGTCGACGGCCAGGGCCCGCGCCAGCGCCATGCGCTGACGCTGACCGCCGGAAAGCTGGTTGGGATAACGGTTCTGGAAGCCGGCCAAACCGACGACCTCGAGAAGGTTGTCCACCTTCTCCTTGATCTCGGACTTGGGCTTCTTGCGGATCTTCAGCCCGAACGCGACGTTGTCGCGCACCGTCAGGTGCTTGAACGCGGCGTAGTGCTGGAAGACAAACCCGATGCCGCGGCGCTGGGGCGGGATACCGGTGACGTCACGGCCATTGATCGTGACGGAGCCGGTGTCGGGCTGGTCGAGCCCCGCGATGGCGCGCAGCAGCGTGGACTTGCCCGAGCCGCTGGGACCCAACAGGGCGGTCAGCGATCCGGACGGCACCACGAAGTCGACGTTGTCGAGGGCGACGAACTCGCCGTAACGCTTGTTGGCGCCGCTGACGGTGATCGCATTGGTCATGACAGTTCCAATCTGGTCTGGCTCATTCGGCGGCCCGCGCCCGCCGCGCGTCGAGAATCACCTGGACGACGAGGACGATGACGGCGACGGCCATCAGCAGTGTCGAGACGGCGTAGGCGCCGTACTCGGAGCCGCGGTTGTAGCGGTCGGACACCAACAGGGTCAGGGTCTGGGACGTGCCGGGCAGGTTGGACGACACCATGATCACCGCGCCGTACTCGCCGAGGGTGCGCGCGACGGTGAGCACGATGCCGTAGGTCAGGCCCCACCGGATCGATGGGAGGGTGATCCGCCAGAACGTTTGCCACCAGCTGGAACCCAGCGTTGCGGCAGCCTCCTCCTGGTCGGTGCCCAGTTCGTGCAGCACCGGTTCGACCTCCCGGATGACGAACGGCACGGTGACGAAAATGCTGGCGAGCACGATGCCGGGCAGCCCGAAGATGATCTTGAAGCCCAGACTGTTCTCGACGAAACCGAAGACCCCAGCGGTCCCCCACAACAGGATCAGGGCTACGCCGACGACTACCGGCGACACCGCGAACGGCAGATCGATGATTGCCTGCAGTGCCGCCTTGCCACGAAACTTGTTGCGCGCCAGTACTAGGGCAGTCGGAACCCCGAAGATGACGTTGAGCGGCACCACGATCGCCACCACGAGAAGCGACAGTTGCAGGGCGGATATCGCCGCAGGCGTGGAGATCGAGGCGAAGAACGCACCGAAGCCGGGAGCGAAGGTGCGCCACAGGATCAGCCCCACCGGGACCAGAACCAAGATCAGAACGTAGCCCAGTGCCGTATAGCGAGCGAGGTATCGCACCAACGGAGACGGGGTCATGACGCCAGCTCCTCCCGTTTGGCCGCCCGCGATCCGATCGCCCTGAGGATGAACAGCACCACGAACGAGATCAGCAGCAGGACAATGGAAATCGCCGCCGCACCGGTCCGGTCGTCATTCTCGATCAGCGTACGGATCCACTGCGAGGACACCTCGGTCTCACCTGGCACCGCACCACCGATCAGCACCACCGACCCGAATTCACCGATGGCACGGGAGAAGGCCAGTCCGGCGCCCGACAGCAGCGAGGGCAGCAGGGCAGGCAATACGACCCGGGTGAAGATGACGGTGTTGTTGGCGCCAAGCGACGCCGCCGCCTCCTCCACCTCACGGTCGAGTTCGAGCAGAACCGGCTGAACCGAGCGCACCACAAAAGGCAGGGTGACGAACAGCAGCGCGATACCAACGCCCCACTTGGTGTGTTGCAGATGCAGATCGACCGGACTGTTCGGGCCGTAGAGCGCCAGCATCACCAGGCTCGCGACGATGGTGGGCAGCGCGAACGGCAGGTCGATCACCGCATCCACCAGGCGCTTGCCCGGGAAGTCGTCGCGGGTGAGCACCCAGGCCACCAGCAGGCCGAACACCGCGTTGATCAGGGTCACGCCGATCGAGATGGTCAACGTGACCCGGAACGACTCCTGCGCTGCGTTCGAGGTGACCGCCGCCCAGAACGCCGACCAACCGCCCTTGGCGGACTGCCAGACGATCGCTGCCAGCGGCAGCAGGACGATGACACTCAGCCAGATCGACGCGGCACCGACCCGCAGCCGGGTGGTGCCGTGCCGACGAGATAGAAAGCCGGGCGACCGGCCCGAGTCACCGCCGGTGAGCTCGGGCCGGACCGCCGAAGGATTCGGCTCGATAGCCGCTGTCATCCAGTGGCCTGCTTGTAGATCTTCGTGATGGAGCCATTCTCCTTGTCGAACAGCGCCGGATCCACCGTTGTCCAGCCACCGAGATCGGCGATGGTCCACAGCTTCTCTGCGGGTGCCGGGAACTCGGACGCGAAGTCCGCTGCGACCTTGGGGTCGACCGGACGGAAACCGGCTTCGGCCCAGATCTTCTGGCCCTCCGGGGTGAACAGGTAATTCTTCAGCGCGGTGGCCTTGTCGGCATGCGCACTGGTGGTCACCACGGCCACCGGGTTCTCGATCTTGAAGGTCTGCGCCGGGATGAAGTGCTCGACATCCTTGCCCTGCCGCTCGATGTTGATGGCCTCGTCCTCGTAGCTCAGCAGGACGTCACCGGTGCCCTGCAGGAACACGTCGGTGGCCTCGCGGCCCGAACCCGGACGGGTCTTGACGTGCTCGCTGACCAGCTTGCTGACGAAGTCGAGACCGGCTTGCGCATCCTGGCCGCCGTTGCTCTTGGCGGCGTACGGCGCCAGCAGGTTCCACTTGGCCGAACCCGAGCTCAGCGGGCTCGGAGTGACGACCTCGATACCCGGCTTCAGCAGATCGTCCCAGGTCTTGATGTTCTTGGGGTTTCCCTTGCGCACCACGATGGACACCACCGATCCGAACGGGACGCCCTTGGTGGCGTCCTTGTTCCAGTCGGCGGCCACCTTGTTGGCCTTCACCAGTCGGGTGACGTCGGGCTCGACCGAGAAGTTCACGATGTCGGCCGGCTTGCCGTCGACCACCGCGCGCGACTGGTCACCGGAGGCGCCGTAGGACGTGGTGACGGCGACACCCTTGCCCTCCGGAGTGGCGGCGAAGGCCGGGATGATCTTGCTCCAGCCCGGCTCGGGCACGGCATAGGCGACCAGGGTGAGGGTGGTATCAGCCTTCGGCTGGTTTCCACCACCGGCGACGTCGCTCGAGCCTCCGCCACCGCACGCGGCCAACACTGTGGCGGTGACGGTGAGAGCCGCGGCAGCGCGCCAACGGCTCGGGATGGAGGGGACTCTCTTCATGGGGGGCCTTTCTCATTGTGGGATGTGGGCGGATCGCACCCGTCACAACGGAATGGCTATGTATCAACGGCGAATTGCCATGACCATCACCGACACCAAACCGCAGGCGGGCAGGGGTGTCAGCGACAACAAGCGACATCAGCAACGGCACACGCACCGACGGCAATGAGCGCCAATTTATGGCCCTCGCCGTAACCGGTCGCCGATTGCATGGCGCGAAGCTTAACAGAGTTTCAGCGCAGGGCTACTCGGGGCGTCAGCGATTGAGAAGCCACACCACGACGACGAGGATCAGCAGCGCGACAAGGGCCAGTGTGACCCGCGACCTGGGCATCCCGCTCACCGATTCTGCTCCTCACTGCGCCGAATCCAGTGCAGCGCCTTGATGCCGTTTCCCAGGATGACGTCGATCGTGGCGGCGATGCCGTAGGCCAGCGCCAGCACCACCGGAATCACGATGACGACCTGCAGCACGAATCCGAGGCCGGATAGCCACAATTCCACGCCGTCCCACCAACTGAGGATCCCGGTCACGATCCCAGCCTAGGCCGCCACCGATACCCGCTCGCCATCGGTGTGAGCAGCAAAGTTACGGTTCGGCGCAGAAGTGGACGCCAGACCTCCGCGCGGTCGATGATGTCTGGATGGTTCTGCAAGCCCAGCCAGCAGGTGATAACTCGGCCGTGCCGGCCTTCGACACCGCCGCACCGCTGTCGGCCACGGCGCCGGTGCCGTACACACCGGGCGGGCCCCTGCGCAACCCGTTCCCGCCGATCGCCGACTATGCGTTCCTCTCGGACTGCGAGAACACCTGCCTCATCTCCTCGGCCGGGGCGGTGGAATGGCTGTGCGTCCCGCGGCCCGACTCCCCCAGCGTCTTCGGCGCCATCCTGGACCGCGGGGCCGGCCACTTCCGGCTCGGGCCCTACGGGGTCTCGGTGCCGGCAGCACGCCGCTACCTGCCCGGCAGCCTGATTCTGGAAACCACCTGGCAGACCCACACCGGCTGGGTGATCGTCCGCGACGCCCTCGTGATGGGGCCATGGCATGACATCGAAACCCGGTCGCGCACCCACCGGCGCACCCCGATGGACTGGGATGCCGAACACATCCTGCTGCGCACCGTGCGCTGTGTGAGCGGCACGGTCGAGATGGTGATGAACTGCGAGCCGTCCTTCGACTACGCCCGCGTCAACGCGACGTGGGAGTACTCGGCCAACGCCTACGGCGAGGCGATCGCGCGGGCCCGCAAGGATCCCGATGCGCACCCGACGCTGAGGCTGACCACCAACCTTCGGATCGGGTTGGAGGGCCGCGAGGCCAGGGCGCGAACCAGGTTGAAGGAAGGCGACAACATCTTCGTCGCCCTGTCCTGGTCGAAACATCCGGCGCCGCAGACCTATGAAGAGGCCGCCGACAAGATGTGGCAGACCAGCGAGGCCTGGCGCCAGTGGATCAACATCGGTGACTTCCCGGACCACCCGTGGCGGTCGTACCTGCAGCGCAGCGCGCTCACCCTCAAGGGGCTGACCTACTCGCCCACCGGCGCCCTGCTCGCGGCCAGCACCACCTCGCTGCCCGAGACACCCCAGGGCGAACGCAACTGGGACTACCGCTACGCCTGGGTGCGTGACTCGACATTCGCCTTGTGGGGCCTCTACACCCTGGGCCTGGACCGGGAGGCTGACGACTTCTTCTCATTCATCGCCGACGTCTCGGGCGCCAACAACGGGGAGCGGCACCCGCTGCAGGTGATGTACGCCGTCGGCGGCGAACGTGAACTCGTCGAGGAGGAGCTCAACCACCTGTCGGGCTACGACAACGCTCGGCCGGTGCGCATCGGCAACGGCGCCTACAACCAACGCCAGCACGATATCTGGGGCACCATGCTGGACTCGGTGTACCTGCACGCCAAGTCCCGCGAGCAGATCTCCGATCAGCTGTGGCCGGTACTCAAGGAGCAGGTCGAAGAGGCCATCAAGCACTGGAAGGAACCCGACCGCGGCATCTGGGAGGTTCGCGGTGAACCGCAGCATTTCACCTCCTCGAAGGTGATGTGCTGGGTCGCCCTGGACCGCGGCTCCAAACTGGCCGAACTGGTCGGTGAAAAGAGTTACGCACAGCAGTGGCGGGCCATTGCCGAGGAGATCAAGGCCGACATCCTGGCCCACGGGGTGGACCAGCGCGGGGTGCTCACCCAGCGCTATGGCGACGACGCGCTGGACGCCTCACTGCTGCTGGTTCCGCTGGTGCGCTTCCTGCCGTCCGACGACCCGCGGGTACGGGCCACCGTGCTGGCGATCGCCGACGAGCTCACCGAGGACGGCCTGGTACTGCGCTACCGGGTCGAGGAGACCGACGACGGGCTGTCCGGCGAAGAGGGCACGTTCACGATCTGTTCGTTCTGGCTGGTGTCGGCTCTGGTGGAGATCGGTGAGGTGAGCCGGGCCCGGCATCTGTGTGAGCGGTTGCTGTCGTTCGCCAGCCCGCTGCATCTCTATGCCGAGGAGATCGAGCCGCGCACCGGCCGGCATCTGGGGAACTTCCCGCAGGCGTTCACGCACCTGGCGCTCATCAACGCCGTCGTGCACGTCATCCGCGCCGAGGAGGAGGCGGACAGCACCGGGGTGTTCCAGCCGGCCAACGCCCCCATGTAGGAGCGCGATATGCGCGCTACCCGAGACGATCGGTGACCATCGCCGACTCGATCCGCTGCAACACCGCCTTGACGGTCGCCACCTCACCCACGTCGTCGCCCAGAGCCGTGGCCATGTGACGGGCCCACTGCCGGCGCAACCGGGTCAGATTCGCAGCGGCCAGCTCGGTGGGAAAGAGATTGACACCGCGGGCGTCCTGGGGATCGACGCGACGCTCGACGAATCCGCGGCGTTCCAGGCTCCGCAGCGCCGTGCTGAGGTTGCTGCGCTGCAGGCCGGTGTGTTTGGCGACGTCACTGGGAGCCGCGCCGGGATGGTTGTCGATATGACGCATCACCTGGGCCTCCGACGGGGTGAGCGGCACCGTCTCGGCGTCCATGCCCATGCGGAGTTCTCGGCCGATGGCGAGAATCACCTCGGCGAGGTCGGCCAGCTGGCTGTCCATGGACAAAGACTACGCCCATTGGTTATTATTTTATAGTTATTTGTTCATAACTACTTCAATGAGGACTCATGACGACCGCAGCGACCGAGCCCGGCCGGACCAACCAGCACGACGGGTCCATCTCACCCTGGCTGCTGTTGGCGCTGGCCCTGCTCTCGGCGGTCGCCCCGGTGGCCACCGACCTCTACCTGCCCGCCTTCCCCGAGATGACGGCCGAACTGCACGCGAGCGCGACGGCCGTGCAGTTGACCCTGACCGCGTTCCTGCTCGGCCTCACCTTCGGGCAGCTCGCCTTCGGACCGCTGTCCGACCGCGTCGGCCGCCGCGGCCCGCTGGTGGTCGGCACCCTGCTGTGTGTGCTCGCCAGTGCGGTGGCGGCCACCGCCCCCAGCGTCGGCATCCTGATCGCGGCACGCTTCGCCCAGGGATTCACCGGCGCAGCCGGCATGGTGATCGGCCGGGCGGTGATCTCCGATCTCGCGACCGGCAAGTCGGCTGCTCGCGCCTTCAGCCTGATGATGATCGTCGGCGGCATCGCCCCTGTCGTCGCCCCGTTCGCCGGCGGACTTCTGGTCGGCCCCCTCGGGTGGCGCGGCATCCTGTGGGTGGTCGGCGGTATCGCGGTGTTGATGTTCCTGTCCTCGGCTGTCCTGGTGCGCGAGTCACATCCCATGGAGCGCCGGGAGGCCCTCAAAGCGACTGTGGCCGAGGGTATTTCACGGTGGGGCGAACTGCGCTCCCGCACCTATCTGGCCAACACCCTGGCGTTCGGCTTCGGGTTCTCGGTGATGATGGCCTATATCTCGGCCTCCCCGTTCGTCTACCAGGTGATGCTCGGGCTGACTCCGATGCAGTACGGGATCGCCTTCGCCGTCAATGCGCTTGGTCTCACCGCCACGAGCGCACTGTCCGCGCGGTTGACGGCAAGCGTCTCGAGCCGCCGACTGCTCGGCACCGGCCTCGGTGTGACACTGGCCGCGACACTCACCCTGCTCGTCCTGACCCTCACCGCGGCCCCGGCATGGACCGTCGCCGTCCCGATCTTCGTCGCGGTGTGCTGCCAGGGACTGATCCTCGGCAACGCCACCGCACTTGCCCTCGCAGCGGTGCCGACCGCCGCCGGGGCCGGCTCAGCCGGCCTGGGCGCCTTGCAGTTCGGGTTGGGAGCAGCGGTCTCCCCGCTGGTCAGTCTCGGCGGAGAGCACACAGCCCTGCCGCTGGCCATCGTCATGGTGACGCTGTCGGTGTTGGCGATAGCGGCCTATCTTGGCGGCCGAAACGCTACTTCTTAGCCACCTTGGCCAGCATGCCGGTGGCGATCGATTTGGCCTCGTCACCGATGGAGTCGCTGCACGCCCACACTTCGACGATGAGGTTGGCGGCCGAGGCCATCGCGTGCTGGCAGCCCCATCCCCCGGCATCTTGTTGCTCGATGCCCTGGGTCAGCACTTCACCACTGACATCGGCGGCACCGATGTCCCACGTCGCATGAACCCCGGTGCGGTCGACGTCCACCGACGCCTTCTCGCACGACTGCCACGTCGTCCGTGACTCCTCCAGGAACTGCTGCGCCTTGCCCGCCGAGGGGAACAGCACGGCGATCTGCTCCACCCAGTGATCGTTGTCGTCGGTGGGTTCCTGAAGCACCTCGTCGCGAACGGCAGACCAGCCGCTACCCCGGTAGACCTTCTCCTCGGCGCCGTACATGGCGCCCAGGCAGTCCACGTCGGACACCACGGCGGAGTTGTCGCTCAAGGTCTCGGTGGATCCGGTCTCCCGGATTCCGGTCGAGCCCATCACGCCGTTGATCTGGCCCACGCTGAGCAGCACCCGACCGAGATCGGACTCGGTGAGGTCGGGAAGGTTCACCGAGGCCTTACCGGTCCCCTGCGTCCGGACCGCCGTTCCCGCGACCGTCGAGGCGCATCCGGAGGCCAGGGCGCTGGCCAGCAACGCGGTCACGTAGAGCACGGGTATACGGCGCATCATCGCAATATTGTCCCTCCGCTGACCGTTTCCTGTGTGTCTTCGGCGGGTGGCCGGTCACCGGGGCTAGCCGAGCCGCTCGACCATCAG is a window from the Mycolicibacterium anyangense genome containing:
- a CDS encoding sensor domain-containing protein, whose amino-acid sequence is MMRRIPVLYVTALLASALASGCASTVAGTAVRTQGTGKASVNLPDLTESDLGRVLLSVGQINGVMGSTGIRETGSTETLSDNSAVVSDVDCLGAMYGAEEKVYRGSGWSAVRDEVLQEPTDDNDHWVEQIAVLFPSAGKAQQFLEESRTTWQSCEKASVDVDRTGVHATWDIGAADVSGEVLTQGIEQQDAGGWGCQHAMASAANLIVEVWACSDSIGDEAKSIATGMLAKVAKK
- a CDS encoding MarR family winged helix-turn-helix transcriptional regulator, whose product is MDSQLADLAEVILAIGRELRMGMDAETVPLTPSEAQVMRHIDNHPGAAPSDVAKHTGLQRSNLSTALRSLERRGFVERRVDPQDARGVNLFPTELAAANLTRLRRQWARHMATALGDDVGEVATVKAVLQRIESAMVTDRLG
- a CDS encoding glycoside hydrolase family 15 protein, producing MVLQAQPAGDNSAVPAFDTAAPLSATAPVPYTPGGPLRNPFPPIADYAFLSDCENTCLISSAGAVEWLCVPRPDSPSVFGAILDRGAGHFRLGPYGVSVPAARRYLPGSLILETTWQTHTGWVIVRDALVMGPWHDIETRSRTHRRTPMDWDAEHILLRTVRCVSGTVEMVMNCEPSFDYARVNATWEYSANAYGEAIARARKDPDAHPTLRLTTNLRIGLEGREARARTRLKEGDNIFVALSWSKHPAPQTYEEAADKMWQTSEAWRQWINIGDFPDHPWRSYLQRSALTLKGLTYSPTGALLAASTTSLPETPQGERNWDYRYAWVRDSTFALWGLYTLGLDREADDFFSFIADVSGANNGERHPLQVMYAVGGERELVEEELNHLSGYDNARPVRIGNGAYNQRQHDIWGTMLDSVYLHAKSREQISDQLWPVLKEQVEEAIKHWKEPDRGIWEVRGEPQHFTSSKVMCWVALDRGSKLAELVGEKSYAQQWRAIAEEIKADILAHGVDQRGVLTQRYGDDALDASLLLVPLVRFLPSDDPRVRATVLAIADELTEDGLVLRYRVEETDDGLSGEEGTFTICSFWLVSALVEIGEVSRARHLCERLLSFASPLHLYAEEIEPRTGRHLGNFPQAFTHLALINAVVHVIRAEEEADSTGVFQPANAPM
- the cysW gene encoding sulfate ABC transporter permease subunit CysW — protein: MTPSPLVRYLARYTALGYVLILVLVPVGLILWRTFAPGFGAFFASISTPAAISALQLSLLVVAIVVPLNVIFGVPTALVLARNKFRGKAALQAIIDLPFAVSPVVVGVALILLWGTAGVFGFVENSLGFKIIFGLPGIVLASIFVTVPFVIREVEPVLHELGTDQEEAAATLGSSWWQTFWRITLPSIRWGLTYGIVLTVARTLGEYGAVIMVSSNLPGTSQTLTLLVSDRYNRGSEYGAYAVSTLLMAVAVIVLVVQVILDARRARAAE
- a CDS encoding sulfate ABC transporter substrate-binding protein, with the protein product MKRVPSIPSRWRAAAALTVTATVLAACGGGGSSDVAGGGNQPKADTTLTLVAYAVPEPGWSKIIPAFAATPEGKGVAVTTSYGASGDQSRAVVDGKPADIVNFSVEPDVTRLVKANKVAADWNKDATKGVPFGSVVSIVVRKGNPKNIKTWDDLLKPGIEVVTPSPLSSGSAKWNLLAPYAAKSNGGQDAQAGLDFVSKLVSEHVKTRPGSGREATDVFLQGTGDVLLSYEDEAINIERQGKDVEHFIPAQTFKIENPVAVVTTSAHADKATALKNYLFTPEGQKIWAEAGFRPVDPKVAADFASEFPAPAEKLWTIADLGGWTTVDPALFDKENGSITKIYKQATG
- a CDS encoding multidrug effflux MFS transporter; amino-acid sequence: MTTAATEPGRTNQHDGSISPWLLLALALLSAVAPVATDLYLPAFPEMTAELHASATAVQLTLTAFLLGLTFGQLAFGPLSDRVGRRGPLVVGTLLCVLASAVAATAPSVGILIAARFAQGFTGAAGMVIGRAVISDLATGKSAARAFSLMMIVGGIAPVVAPFAGGLLVGPLGWRGILWVVGGIAVLMFLSSAVLVRESHPMERREALKATVAEGISRWGELRSRTYLANTLAFGFGFSVMMAYISASPFVYQVMLGLTPMQYGIAFAVNALGLTATSALSARLTASVSSRRLLGTGLGVTLAATLTLLVLTLTAAPAWTVAVPIFVAVCCQGLILGNATALALAAVPTAAGAGSAGLGALQFGLGAAVSPLVSLGGEHTALPLAIVMVTLSVLAIAAYLGGRNATS
- the cysT gene encoding sulfate ABC transporter permease subunit CysT, whose amino-acid sequence is MTAAIEPNPSAVRPELTGGDSGRSPGFLSRRHGTTRLRVGAASIWLSVIVLLPLAAIVWQSAKGGWSAFWAAVTSNAAQESFRVTLTISIGVTLINAVFGLLVAWVLTRDDFPGKRLVDAVIDLPFALPTIVASLVMLALYGPNSPVDLHLQHTKWGVGIALLFVTLPFVVRSVQPVLLELDREVEEAAASLGANNTVIFTRVVLPALLPSLLSGAGLAFSRAIGEFGSVVLIGGAVPGETEVSSQWIRTLIENDDRTGAAAISIVLLLISFVVLFILRAIGSRAAKREELAS
- a CDS encoding Ms4533A family Cys-rich leader peptide — translated: MQSATGYGEGHKLALIAVGACAVADVACCR
- a CDS encoding sulfate/molybdate ABC transporter ATP-binding protein codes for the protein MTNAITVSGANKRYGEFVALDNVDFVVPSGSLTALLGPSGSGKSTLLRAIAGLDQPDTGSVTINGRDVTGIPPQRRGIGFVFQHYAAFKHLTVRDNVAFGLKIRKKPKSEIKEKVDNLLEVVGLAGFQNRYPNQLSGGQRQRMALARALAVDPEVLLLDEPFGALDAKVREDLRAWLRRLHDEVHVTTVLVTHDQAEALDVADRIAVLNKGRVEQVGSPTEVYDSPANAFVMSFLGTVSALNGILVRPHDIRVGRSPEMAIAAGDGTAESTGVTRATIDRVVYLGFEVRVELTSATNGSPFTAQITRGDAEALGLKEGDTVYVRATRVPPIAGEVQVAAS